The following are from one region of the Neurospora crassa OR74A linkage group III, whole genome shotgun sequence genome:
- a CDS encoding aspartyl aminopeptidase: MLATPRASPSPRLFSAAIHSFSLRPNSNTASSVPFHVVRCHFSSTAARMAPPKSAYGFLDFVNASPTPYHAVATSAALFEKAGFKLIRERDNWASVVQPGGKYYLTRNGSSIVAFAVGGKWKPGNPIGMIGAHTDSPCLRVKPASKRNAHGFLQVGVELYGGGLWHTWFDRDLSVAGRVLVKDGDGIFVQKLVKVDKPILRVPTLAIHLHRQSNFDPNKEDELLPIVGLVEKELNKPPAAEGAAAPEENAEADADFQPLKAMTERHHSQFLSVVASAAGISSASDIVDFELILYDTQPSCLGGLNDEFIFSARLDNLNMTYCSVMGLINSVSSNSSLENDPSIRLVSCFDHEEIGSLSAHGADSNLLPAILRRLSVIPSLNADSTETTPVSETAFEQTLATSFLVSADMAHSVHPNYAGKYETNHRPEMNKGTVIKVNANQRYATNSPGIVLLQEVAKRAKVPLQVFVVRNDSPCGSTIGPMLSAKLGVRTLDLGNPQLSMHSIRETGGSWDVEHAIGLFKGFLEMYGGLEAKIFID, translated from the exons ATGCTCGCCACCCCTCgagcatcaccatcaccgcgTCTCTTCTCGGCTGCCATCCATAGCTTCAGTCTTAGACCCAACAGTAACACAGCTTCCTCCGTTCCTTTCCACGTGGTCCGCTGCCATTTCTCATCTACTGCTGCAAGGATGGCCCCTCCCAAGTCCGCCTACGGCTTTCTCGACTTTGTCAATGCCTCTCCCACTC CCTACCATGCCGTAGCCACTTCTGCCGCCCTGTTTGAGAAGGCCGGCTTCAAGCTCATTCGCGAGCGCGATAACTGGGCCTCGGTCGTCCAGCCGGGCGGCAAGTACTATCTGACGCGCAACGGCTCCTCTATTGTCGCCTTCGCCGTCGgcggcaagtggaagcccgGCAACCCCATCGGCATGATCGGCGCTCATACCGACTCGCCCTGCCTACGCGTCAAACCCGCCAGCAAGAGGAACGCCCATGGTTTCCTCCAGGTTGGCGTTGAGCTCTACGGCGGCGGTCTCTGGCACACCTGGTTCGACCGCGACCTCAGCGTCGCCGGCCGCGTGCTCGTCAAGGATGGCGACGGCATCTTTGTCCAGAAGCTGGTCAAGGTCGACAAGCCCATCCTGCGTGTTCCCACGCTGGCGATCCACTTGCATCGCCAATCCAATTTTGACCCTAACAAGGAGGATGAGCTGCTGCCCATTGTCGGTCTGGTGGAGAAAGAGCTCAACAAGccccccgccgccgaaggtgctgctgctcccgAGGAGAACGCCGAGGCCGATGCCGACTTCCAGCCTCTCAAGGCCATGACGGAGCGCCACCATTCACAGTTCCTCTCCGTCgtcgcctccgccgccggcaTCTCGTCCGCCTCGGATATTGTCGATTTTGAGCTGATCTTGTACGACACACAGCCCTCTTGCCTCGGCGGTTTGAATGACGAGTTCATCTTCTCGGCCCGCCTCGACAATCTTAACATGACGTACTGCTCCGTCATGGGCCTGATCAACTCTgtctcctccaactcctcgTTGGAAAACGACCCCTCCATCCGCCTAGTCTCCTGCTTCGACCACGAAGAAATCGGCTCTCTCAGCGCCCACGGCGCCGACTCCAACCTCCTCCCCGCCATTCTCCGCCGCCTCTCCGTCATCCCTTCCCTGAACGCCGACTCCACCGAAACCACTCCCGTTTCCGAAACCGCCTTCGAGCAAACCCTCGCCACCTCCTTCCTGGTCTCCGCCGACATGGCCCACTCGGTACACCCCAACTACGCGGGCAAGTACGAGACCAATCATAGACCGGAGATGAACAAGGGCACGGTGATCAAGGTCAACGCCAACCAGCGGTACGCGACTAATTCACCGGGCATCGTGCTGCTGCAGGAGGTGGCCAAGCGCGCCAAGGTGCCGTTGCAGGTGTTTGTTGTCAGGAATGATAGTCCGTGTGGAAGCACAATTGGGCCTATGCTTAGCGCTAAGCTGGGTGTCAGGACGCTGGATTTGGGAAATCCGCAGTTGTCGATGCATTCGATTAGGGAAACGGGAGGGAGCTGGGATGTGGAGCATGCTATTGGGCTGTTCAAGGGGTTCTTGGAGATGTATGGGGGGTTGGAAGCTAAGATCTTTATTGATTAA